The segment CGGCTTGCGCGTAAAAAGCATCTGTGGGCAGGATTCCCACGCAACTCCGCTCCGAATCTGGAGCATAGAATATCACCCAGAACAGGCGAGCCCCTACGTATGTCCAAAATCGCGCACGAACCGTATTTTGTCGTCAGCCGCTCAGGAATCCATGGCAAGGGAGCATTTGCCATGCGGCGCATCCGCAAAGGCACCCGCATTGTCGAATATGTCGGAGAGCGCGTTCCGCACTCTGTGGGCGACCAGCGCTATCCTGATGTCGGACAAAGGCACTATCACACCTTTCTGTTTGCCGTGGATGACGAGATCTGTATTGATGCCGGACGACAGGGCAATGATGCCCGATTCATCAACCATTCCTGCGATCCAAACTGTCAGGCCGTGGATGATGGCGGCAGGATCTTTATCGAGGCCCTGCGCAATATCCAGCCGGGAGCGGAATTGACCTATGACTATTCCCTCGTTGGCCCGAGGCCTCGCACCAAGGCTGATAAGGCCCGCTACGCATGCTTCTGCGGTTCAGAGAACTGCCGGGGCACCATGCTGGCCCCTTTCCCAGCGAGGAATGGCCACGTGCCGCGCTGAAAGCAGCTGCTACAATCAGGTAAGCTCCTCAAATTTCTGAGGAGCTTTTCTTTTTGAACGTTTGCGCAATTGAAGTTTGCGACTTTACTTCTTCAACGAAAGGAACTAAATTACCGTCACAAGTTTAAAGAGATGAACGGTTTCAACCGCATTCTCCAAGCCACCTACTCAAATTTTATCTTAGTTTCCTGCAATCGCCGCGGATGGAGCGCATAATGACCAGACTGCACGCACTTCTCCTGACTGTCTTCGTAGCCGCTGCGGCGGCTTTCGGCCAGTTCGGACAGAACAAAGTTCAGTACGAGTCCTTTCACTGGCGGTACATATCGTCGGAGCATTTCGATGTGTACTTCCCCGAAGGCAACGACCGCATCGCGGAGTTCACGGCAGAGACCGCCGAGAACTCTCTCAAGCTGATCGAGCACAGTTTCAACTACCAACTCGAAGGGCGCGTGACGATTGTAACCTATCAATCGCACAACGCCTTTGAGCAGACCAATGTCTCGGGGGAGATCCCTGAAGAGTCGGTGGGCGGCTTCACCGAGTTCCTGAAGAATCGCATGGTGTTTCCCTTCACCGGAAATTATGAAGACTTCCGGCACGTCATCCATCATGAGTTGACTCACGCCGTGAATATGCGCATGTTCTACGGCACGGGATTTCAGTCGATTCTGATGGGGGCCATTACCTCGGATATCCCACTGTGGTTCACGGAAGGCCTGGCGGAATATGAATCCCGCTTCGGATGGGATATCGAAGCGGACATGTTTTTGCGCGACGCCACCATCACCGGCTATCTGCCGCCGATGAATGGGCTGGGCGGCTACATGGCCTATAAAGGCGGCCAGTCCGTCTTCTACTATGTCGACCGCAAATACGGCTGGCAGAAGGTCAGCGAATTCATCCGCGAGGTCAAGAAGTCCCGCAGTGTAGAGCGAGCGGTCAAGGCGACGCTGTCGCTGGACATGAAGGACTTCAACCGCGAATGGCAAAACTGGCTTAAGCAGACTTACTGGCCGCAAGTGGCGGACCTGCGCGCTCCGGCGGATTTTTCCGAACGGCTGACCAATCATGAGGATTGGGGCAACTTCGTCAACACCGGCGCGGGGATCTCGCCCGATGGAACGCAGATTGCTTTTGTGTCGGACCGCACGGATTACTTCGATGTGTGGAGCCTGGACATCGAGTCGGGCAAGCTGAAGCGGCTGCTCAGCGGCGCGCGCAGCCCCGGGTTTGAAGAGTTGAAATGGCTGGACACGCGGGTCTCCTGGTCGCCGGACGGCAAGCTGGTGACCTTCGCCTCCAAATCCGGCGCGCGCGACGCGATCAATATTCTGGACGTGCGCAAACGCAAGATCAAGCGGCGCTTGCGTCTCGATTTCGACGGCATTTTCAATCCCACCTTCTCGCCCGACGGAACCAAGATCGCTTTCAGCGGCATGCGTCAGGGAGAGTCCGACGTCTATTACTATGATCTGGTCACCGGCAAGGTGGTGCAGGTCACGGCGGATATTTTCTCGGATGATGACCCTGTCTGGAGTCCCGATGGCAAGCGGATTGTCTTCTCTTCGGATCGCGGGGATTCGCTGCGGGTCAGCGGGTATCCGGCCACGATGAACATGTGGAAAGAGGATTACCATCTGAGTCATCTGTACGGCGTCACCCTTGGCAGCGACGTTGCGACGAAGATCACGTCATCTCCTTACAACGAGCGCACGGCCACGTTTACATCCGATGGGAAGTTCCTGATTTACGTTTCGGACGCAAACGGCATCGACAATCTCTACCGTCTGAACCTGGCCACCGATTCGGCGGAGGCGATTACCAACTGCCTGACCGGATGCCTGCGGCCGAGCTGCTCGATGCAGACTCAGCGGCTGGTGTTCACCTCCCTGAGCAAGGGCGGCTACGACATCTTCATGATCAAGAATCCGCAGGACCTGGCGGCGCAGAAGCTGAAGCCTACCAACTTCCGCGCGACGGGAACTCCGGAACTCCCGCAGGCCGACACGACGCACACGCAGGGCGACTCGGCGCGGGTCAGCGAGTCCCGCTATGGCGGCAACTACCAGCACTATGTGTTCGGCCAGTCGATGCCTGCGGAGACGACCGCCGTCAGGGTGGACACGGCCACGACGCGCAGCTCCGGCGGCGGCTTCTACAGCAAGAAATACAAAACGAAATTCACGCCGGACTTTTTCTTCGCCAATGCGGGTTACAGCTCGTTCTTCGGCGCGCAGGGTTCCGGGCAGTTGCTGTTCTCGGATGTGCTGGGCAATCATATGATCGGCGTTACCACCGATCTGTACTATGATTTCCAGAATCTCAAGAATACCAATTTTTCGGTGATCTACCTGTATCTGCCGCACCGCATCAATTACGCCGCGGGGATTTTCCGCAACGTCTACTATCTGAACAGCGGCAACTGGCAGGACCAGGTCAATGTGATGCAGCTTGCCGCGGCGTATCCGTTCTCGAGGTTTACGCGGGCGGAACTCAATCTGAACGGATTTATCATCGATCGCGGTCTCTGGACAGACGCCGCCCAGGACTGGCTGGGCTTTGAGCATAAACGCGTGCTGCTCCCCGAGCTGGCCTATGTGCACGACACGGCGCTCTGGGGTTACACCGGTCCGGTCAACGGCTCACGGTACCGGGTCTCCATTTCCTACAGTCCGCCGCTGGGAAAGAATACCCCGGATAATCAGCGGTACGCCGACTTCTATGTGGCGATGGCCGATTTTCGCAACTATCTGCGTGTCGCGCGGGACTTCAGCCTTGCGTCCCGCGTGACGGCGGGTCTGACGGGCGGTCCGGACGCGCCGAACTTTTACGTCGGCGGCACCGACAACTGGATCAACCGCCGTTATCTGAACGACCGGATTCCATCCGGCATCAACAACTTCTATTTCTCGGATATCATTACTCCCTTCCGCGGCGCGGACTTCTTCGAAGCGCGCGGCACCGGCAAGCGGTTCTTCCTCACCAATCAGGAATTCCGCTTCCCGCTCATCCAAACGCTGCAAATGCGTTTTCCGCTGCAGATCGGGCTCTATGACATCCGGGGCGCGATGTTTACGGATATCGGCGCCGCATGGAACGACAACGAGTTCAAGCTCACGAAAGTGGACAGTGCCGGAAAGCGGCGGCTGTTCGATCCCCGCGTGGCATTCGGTTTCGGCGTGCGGGCCAACCTCGGCATCTTCGTGCTGAGCTGGGATACCGGCTGGCTGACGGACTTCGTGAATACCGGGAAACCGCGCTACTATGTTTCCATCGGACCGGAATTCTAAACCGCATCCTGTTTTTGCAAACGAAAGCGGGCCCTTCACAATGAAGAGCCCGCTTTTGGTTTTGGATGACGTTTCATCCGTCTGGGTCAGGGACTACTTGTGCAGAGATTCCACAATGGACGCAATCCAGTCGAGCTGGTCTTCGGTCAGAGCGGTACCGCTGGGCAGACAAAGCCCTTGGTCAAACAACTGCTCGGACACGGCGCCGCCCACGCTGCGGCAACCGGCGAATACCGGCTGTAAATGGAGCGGTTTCCAAAGGGGCCGGGATTCGATATTGTACGTTTCGAGCGCGAGCCGGATCTCTTCGGCGCTGACGCCAAACCGGTGCGGATCGACCTGAATGCAGGTCAACCAGTGGTTGCTCGCGCCAAAGTCCGCTTCAGGCATAAACCGGACTCCGGGCAGCGACTCCAGCCGCGCGCGGTACCATGCGAAAATCTCTCGCTTACGCGCCAGTCGCTGGGGCAGCACGCGCAGTTGCCCGCGCACGATGCCGGCCACAACGTTGCTCATGCGGTAGTTGTAACCGATCTCTTCATGCTGATAATACGGCGCGGGCATGCGTGCCTGTGTGGACAGGTTGCGCACTTTGGTGATCAGCTCCTCATTGGCCGACACCAGCAGGCCGCCGCCCGAGCCGGTGATAATCTTATTGCCGTTGAAGGAGAAGACTCCCGCGTAGCCGAAATTGCCCGTCCGGACGCCACGATACGTCGCCCCCAACGCCTCGGCGGCATCTTCCAGCACAGGAACCGCATAGCTGTTGCACACGTCGAGGATCGGATCCCAGTCGGCGCTTTGCCCATAGAGATCCACCACAATCACGGCCCTCGGCAGGCGGTTGATCCGGGCGCAACGCTTCAACTCAGCGGCAAGCAGATTCGCGTCCATGTTCCACGTGCGCGCATCGGCGTCGATGAAAACCGGCGCGGCTCCTTCATAGATGATCGGATTGGCGCTGGCGCAAAAGGTCAGCGAGGAGCAGAACACTTCTTCGCCCGGCTTCAGATCGAGCATTCGCAGCGCAAGATGCAGGGCGGCGGTTCCCGTGCTCAGCGCCGCGGCGTGGAGCGAGCCGTTCTGGCGCGCGAATTCCTTCTCCAGTTCATTGACATGCGGACCGATGGGCGCAATCCAGTTGCTGTCGAAGGCCTCCTGTACGAATGCACGTTCAAAGCCTTCCTCCGACATGTGCGGTGGCGACAGATAGATGCGCTCGTGCGACTCTTGTGCCGCAGCAGGCATTGGGCGGCTTACCTTTCGGGCCATAACTTCACTCACAATCCGTCTCCTCTATTCCGAGTTCAATCTGTTTCAAGCACTATTGGTCTGATGGGAAGTGCCGTTTCCGGCGCGGGCCGAGCTATCGATTCGAGGTACGGTCCGGACAGGAATTCCCGAGGCTTCAAGGATACCTCTCCCAGAATGTGGCGATAAATTTCGAAAACCTCACGACCCGTGCGCTGGACGTTGAACATGGCGCGCACGAGGTTTCTGCCGCGTGCCGCCAACGTTTGTCCTGTCAGCGGATCGGCAATAGCGCGTGAAATGGCAGCGGCGAGTGCCTGTGGATCACGCGGCGGAACAAGCCAGCCAGTCTTCTCGTTGACGATGACTTCCGGCAGACCGCCGACCCGGCTGGCAATGACCGGAATTCCGGCCAGCAGAGGTTCGATGACCCCACCGCAATTCTCTGAAATGGGCACGTGTACCGCCAGATCGAACCCGCGCCATGCGTCGTGCGCAATGCCGTAGGGCAATTCGCCAAGGAAGCGAATACGGTCTCCAGCAACCTCGTGCGCCAGTTTGCGCAGTCGGTGTTCATAGCGCGCCGCGCCGCCCCACGCCCCGCCGGCAAACACTCCCAGCACACGCGGATGCCTTTTGATCACCAGCCCCAGCGCAGCGATAATATCCTCGTGCGCCTTCAGACCGATCCGCTGCCCCAGAAAGCGCTTGGGCGGATACATCCAACTGATGTTGCCGACAATAAAATCTTCGGGCCTGGCGCACGCCAGATCCCGCACCGTTATGCCGCACGGCGGAGTGTTTGACGGCAACTCGTCGCCGTAATAGGACAGATAGACGCGGTCCGCAGGAACTCCCGCGCGGCGGTAATGCTCGCCGATGCAGCGGCTGGAACCAATCCAGTAATCGGCGGCGCCCGCCGAACGAATTTCGAGATTGCGGTACAGCGCGTGTTCAAGATGCAGCGGCCCGGCCACGTGGTAAAGGCGGGGAATGAAATGCTGCTTGCCAAGCGCCCAACGCAAAGCGAGCGTCGTGCCCACGAAATGACTGTGAATCAGGTCGGGCTGCACAGCGGCAACAAGGTCTCTGACGCGCGCGAGTGTTTTAGGCAACTGCAAAGGATCGCGCACTGGCAGATTAAGATCGGCCTCATGCACGATGGCGCCTGAATCCTGCCAGTAGGGAGCGCAGCGGCCACTCAGGCGCGGCAGGGCGGCGTGAACCTCGACGCCGAAGTTGCACAGAACCCGCGCCAGCTTTGCTGCCCAAGCGGCGCCGTCCGAAGTTTTGACCACATGCAGAACTTTCACTATACACCCGCTTTCGCAGCGGCGCTACCGCGCCGGATTGCCCGAGCAGGAACTCCCACCGCCGTAGTGTCATCCGCCACGTCGTCGATCACCACCGCGCCGCCGCCGATCATACAACGGCAACCGATGGTCCGCCCTTCAATAATACTGCTGCCGATGCCCACCCAGCTTCCTTCCCCGACCGAAACATTTCCTGCAAGGCGCGCGCCGGGAGATACGTGCACGGCTTCGCCGATGCGGCCATCATGATCCACGGAACAGCAGGTATTCAGAATGCACAGCGATCCGATGACCGTAGCCGGATTGACCACTACGCCGGCCATGATCACGGTACCCTGTCCTATCATCACCTCGCGCCCGATGACTGCCGCAGGATGAACCAGAGCAGGCAGCGCGAAGCCGGCGGCAATCAGCCGCCGGCCAATGCGTTGCCGAACGGTGTTGGAACCGATGGCCACAAAGATACGATCACGCTTTGGGTCAAGCGATGTGAGAATCTCCGCACCGCCCAGCACCGGATAGCCCATTACGCATGAGCCCGTTGCCACGGGGTTGTCGTCGAGCATACCGCGAATGTCGAAGCCACCCATCTTCTCGGCGACATCGATGACGACCTTCGCATGGCCGCTGCTTCCATAGATGAACAAGGGTGTGCTCATGCGGCGCTGATCCTTCGGTCGTCGCCGTTGCCTCGAAACTCCGGCATGGTGGCCGCGCCTTCTGCATGAATGCCCCGGCGGAACAGCACCGCGCCAAACGTGCGGACCAGAATGGTCAGATCGAGCCTCAAGGACAGATGGTCCACATACCAGACATCGAGCGCGAACTTGCCCTGCCATGATAGTGCGTTCCGGCCATGAATCTGCGCCCAGCCGGTGATACCCGGAAGCACCTCGTGGCGCCGCTTCTGGTCATGGTCATAACGGGACAAATAGGCCATCAGCAAGGGCCTCGGACCGATCAGGCTCATGGATCCGGCGATGACATTCAGCAATTCCGGCAACTCATCGAGGCTGGTACTGCGCAGAAACGTGCCCCAGCGCGACAGACGCCGGTCATCCGGCAACAGATTGCCGGCCGCATCGCGCGCAATCGACATCGTGCGGAACTTGATAAGACGGAAGGCTCGCCCGCCTCTTCCGGGGCGTTCCTGAGTGAACAACACGGGCGCGCCCAGCGCTGCCCACGTGCCCAGAGCAATCAGGACAAGCAATGGGAAAAGCAGAACCAGCGCAGGTACCGCCACGCACAGATCCAGCAGCCGTTTTCCAAAGGCACGGTACATGGCTTAGGCCGTCACCTCTGTTGGACGCGCCTGTCGGATGCTCTGGACAAGGCTCATATCATAAATATAGCGGCAGAAGCTCACTTTCCGTTCCATCATGATCTCCGTGCGGAAATCGGCAGCCCGTTTCAGGTTGCGCGCGGACATGCGGTTGCGGCGGGCTGAATCGGCGGACACCTCTATGATCTTATCCGCCAGAGCCTTCGGATCATTAGGCGGCACCAGATCCTCCGGCGCAAGCAATTCGGGAATCCCATCCACATCCGAGCCAATGCACGGCAGAGCCCGGGCCATCGCCTCCATCATCGCTCGCGGCAGTCCTTCGGCGCGGGAAGGCAGCACGAACACGTCGGCCTCATCGAGCAGAC is part of the bacterium genome and harbors:
- a CDS encoding glycosyltransferase family 4 protein gives rise to the protein MKVLHVVKTSDGAAWAAKLARVLCNFGVEVHAALPRLSGRCAPYWQDSGAIVHEADLNLPVRDPLQLPKTLARVRDLVAAVQPDLIHSHFVGTTLALRWALGKQHFIPRLYHVAGPLHLEHALYRNLEIRSAGAADYWIGSSRCIGEHYRRAGVPADRVYLSYYGDELPSNTPPCGITVRDLACARPEDFIVGNISWMYPPKRFLGQRIGLKAHEDIIAALGLVIKRHPRVLGVFAGGAWGGAARYEHRLRKLAHEVAGDRIRFLGELPYGIAHDAWRGFDLAVHVPISENCGGVIEPLLAGIPVIASRVGGLPEVIVNEKTGWLVPPRDPQALAAAISRAIADPLTGQTLAARGRNLVRAMFNVQRTGREVFEIYRHILGEVSLKPREFLSGPYLESIARPAPETALPIRPIVLETD
- a CDS encoding DegT/DnrJ/EryC1/StrS family aminotransferase, giving the protein MSEVMARKVSRPMPAAAQESHERIYLSPPHMSEEGFERAFVQEAFDSNWIAPIGPHVNELEKEFARQNGSLHAAALSTGTAALHLALRMLDLKPGEEVFCSSLTFCASANPIIYEGAAPVFIDADARTWNMDANLLAAELKRCARINRLPRAVIVVDLYGQSADWDPILDVCNSYAVPVLEDAAEALGATYRGVRTGNFGYAGVFSFNGNKIITGSGGGLLVSANEELITKVRNLSTQARMPAPYYQHEEIGYNYRMSNVVAGIVRGQLRVLPQRLARKREIFAWYRARLESLPGVRFMPEADFGASNHWLTCIQVDPHRFGVSAEEIRLALETYNIESRPLWKPLHLQPVFAGCRSVGGAVSEQLFDQGLCLPSGTALTEDQLDWIASIVESLHK
- a CDS encoding sugar transferase, whose protein sequence is MYRAFGKRLLDLCVAVPALVLLFPLLVLIALGTWAALGAPVLFTQERPGRGGRAFRLIKFRTMSIARDAAGNLLPDDRRLSRWGTFLRSTSLDELPELLNVIAGSMSLIGPRPLLMAYLSRYDHDQKRRHEVLPGITGWAQIHGRNALSWQGKFALDVWYVDHLSLRLDLTILVRTFGAVLFRRGIHAEGAATMPEFRGNGDDRRISAA
- a CDS encoding acetyltransferase, producing the protein MSTPLFIYGSSGHAKVVIDVAEKMGGFDIRGMLDDNPVATGSCVMGYPVLGGAEILTSLDPKRDRIFVAIGSNTVRQRIGRRLIAAGFALPALVHPAAVIGREVMIGQGTVIMAGVVVNPATVIGSLCILNTCCSVDHDGRIGEAVHVSPGARLAGNVSVGEGSWVGIGSSIIEGRTIGCRCMIGGGAVVIDDVADDTTAVGVPARAIRRGSAAAKAGV
- a CDS encoding SET domain-containing protein-lysine N-methyltransferase, which gives rise to MSKIAHEPYFVVSRSGIHGKGAFAMRRIRKGTRIVEYVGERVPHSVGDQRYPDVGQRHYHTFLFAVDDEICIDAGRQGNDARFINHSCDPNCQAVDDGGRIFIEALRNIQPGAELTYDYSLVGPRPRTKADKARYACFCGSENCRGTMLAPFPARNGHVPR